The Gammaproteobacteria bacterium genome window below encodes:
- a CDS encoding DUF4150 domain-containing protein, producing MGVTVGVNSRSVVHKGSSGITPCFPDVCLTQCGPPVVPIPYPNIAVSKDTAKGSKTVKCDGNPICLKDSNFSKSTGDEPGSHKGVASGTIKQKAEFVTWSFDTFVEGKNVERAFDQMVHNNKNTAPFPVIQIPIIVIMPEIQP from the coding sequence GTGGGTGTAACCGTTGGGGTAAATTCTCGATCCGTGGTGCATAAAGGTAGTAGCGGGATTACGCCGTGTTTCCCGGACGTCTGCTTGACCCAATGCGGACCGCCGGTAGTACCCATACCGTACCCCAATATTGCCGTCTCAAAGGATACAGCCAAGGGCAGTAAGACTGTCAAATGCGATGGTAATCCCATTTGTTTGAAGGATTCCAATTTTAGTAAAAGTACCGGTGATGAACCCGGGTCTCATAAAGGCGTGGCCTCAGGTACGATCAAACAAAAAGCGGAGTTTGTGACTTGGTCCTTTGATACTTTTGTAGAAGGTAAGAATGTAGAACGGGCGTTTGACCAGATGGTGCACAACAATAAAAATACGGCGCCGTTTCCGGTAATACAAATACCCATTATTGTCATAATGCCGGAAATTCAGCCCTGA
- a CDS encoding tetratricopeptide repeat protein translates to MLRTLFKKHAISKTISVLLIFITVALIITSDNDKHATTEEADNLAKRANKAFESGNYKLAASYFEAALVKYLQNDADHSQIANLRNNLGVVWKELGDYEKSLDHFQAAIEVYSEIVGNNPINSNTLQLNMANSFLNISSIWLDRKEPDKALSFIEASEEKYKESTTSKPKHTAAVLGNLALYWTIKNNHGKAIELLKQAESILLADGNNNLPLVAKTRVNLGNSMYELGDYDNSIKYIEMAVQNTESIYGMDHPSLALMWTTIGNAWNMKGNYDLALDYLTKALKSDLKNYGEEHPNVAIDWNNLANILITMEDFDRAIEYGEKARTLLVKSFGKKYAGLSMVYGSIGTAYTKKGDYSSGESYYKKALSLDTQLYGENHPLVANDMLNMSVIFQYQGLYEKSIDYLNRVETITIKNLGEKHPNLVAVYTNLGVSWDSMGELEKAFSYYEKALQINIEAFGEKHPDVAMLNGNIAILLAKQGDYTRSIQRFDYALKASIRTYGEITLVVSELQENYAVALYGAGNRTKAKNLFTKSFETREKLLGSDHPITLHSKNRLSEISRIITHSMD, encoded by the coding sequence ATGCTGCGCACATTATTTAAAAAACACGCCATTTCAAAAACAATTTCCGTGCTTCTTATTTTCATTACAGTAGCGTTAATAATTACTAGTGACAACGATAAACATGCGACAACAGAAGAAGCCGATAATTTGGCAAAGAGGGCTAACAAAGCTTTTGAGTCCGGTAACTACAAACTGGCTGCTTCATATTTTGAGGCAGCACTAGTTAAATATTTGCAGAATGACGCTGACCACTCGCAAATAGCTAATCTGCGAAACAACCTTGGAGTGGTGTGGAAAGAGCTCGGTGATTACGAAAAATCGCTGGATCATTTTCAAGCAGCTATTGAAGTATATTCAGAAATAGTCGGCAATAACCCTATTAACTCAAATACTCTGCAGCTAAATATGGCAAACTCTTTCTTGAACATAAGCAGTATATGGTTAGATCGCAAAGAGCCAGATAAAGCCCTCTCTTTTATTGAAGCAAGCGAAGAGAAATACAAGGAATCCACAACAAGTAAACCAAAGCATACTGCTGCTGTTTTGGGCAATTTAGCACTTTATTGGACTATAAAAAACAATCACGGTAAGGCCATAGAATTACTCAAGCAAGCAGAATCTATCTTACTGGCCGATGGTAACAACAATCTACCACTGGTTGCCAAAACAAGAGTTAATTTGGGAAACAGTATGTATGAATTAGGTGACTACGATAATTCGATAAAGTACATAGAAATGGCGGTACAAAACACTGAATCCATTTACGGTATGGACCATCCATCACTTGCGCTCATGTGGACAACAATTGGTAATGCATGGAACATGAAGGGGAATTATGATTTAGCCCTGGATTATTTGACTAAGGCTCTGAAGAGTGATTTGAAGAACTACGGAGAAGAACACCCTAATGTGGCAATAGATTGGAACAATTTGGCGAATATTCTTATAACTATGGAAGACTTTGATCGCGCTATAGAATATGGAGAAAAAGCACGAACCCTATTGGTAAAAAGTTTTGGAAAAAAATACGCTGGTCTTAGTATGGTATACGGTAGTATTGGTACGGCGTATACAAAAAAAGGGGACTATTCGAGTGGTGAGTCCTATTATAAAAAAGCGCTATCGCTCGATACACAATTGTACGGTGAAAATCATCCTCTTGTCGCTAACGATATGTTAAATATGAGCGTAATTTTTCAATATCAAGGGTTATATGAAAAAAGCATTGATTATTTAAACCGAGTAGAAACCATCACGATCAAAAATCTTGGTGAAAAACATCCTAATTTAGTTGCAGTTTACACTAATCTGGGAGTCAGCTGGGATTCTATGGGCGAGTTGGAGAAAGCATTTTCGTACTATGAAAAAGCATTGCAAATTAATATAGAAGCCTTTGGAGAAAAACATCCTGACGTGGCTATGTTAAATGGAAATATAGCAATTTTGTTAGCCAAACAGGGGGACTACACAAGATCCATTCAACGATTTGATTATGCATTGAAAGCTAGCATTAGAACCTATGGTGAAATTACCCTGGTTGTATCTGAACTACAGGAAAACTATGCAGTGGCTTTATATGGCGCAGGGAATCGCACAAAAGCGAAAAATCTTTTTACAAAATCTTTTGAAACGAGAGAAAAGTTGCTTGGATCAGATCATCCAATTACGCTACACTCAAAAAATCGGTTATCGGAAATATCTCGCATTATTACCCATTCTATGGACTGA
- a CDS encoding cytochrome c yields MLFKITVASRKHFTKRLLPTVLFITASLISNTAFAEKLNGLSDPNNHEQVQRGLKAYMRFCSLCHGKNLEGQPNWRVRKPNGKLPAPPHDETGHTWHHSDIVLFEITKFGLIPPNAPEGYKSDMPAWKDTLSDSDIWAVLSFIKSRWPEETRKYQQQFNIAK; encoded by the coding sequence ATGTTATTCAAAATAACGGTGGCAAGCCGCAAGCATTTCACTAAACGACTGTTACCGACTGTGCTATTTATTACTGCTAGTCTTATTTCAAACACCGCGTTTGCTGAGAAACTAAATGGCTTGTCGGATCCAAACAATCATGAACAAGTTCAGCGTGGCCTAAAGGCTTATATGCGTTTTTGTTCATTGTGTCACGGTAAAAATTTGGAAGGTCAACCAAATTGGCGTGTTCGAAAACCCAATGGAAAACTTCCCGCACCTCCACACGATGAAACAGGCCACACCTGGCATCATTCCGATATTGTTTTATTTGAAATTACTAAGTTCGGTTTGATACCGCCAAATGCTCCAGAAGGTTATAAAAGTGATATGCCTGCCTGGAAGGACACTTTAAGCGATAGTGATATTTGGGCAGTATTAAGCTTTATTAAAAGCCGTTGGCCCGAGGAAACACGAAAATATCAACAGCAGTTCAATATTGCTAAGTGA
- a CDS encoding DUF2169 domain-containing protein: MTFKGIENSTPFSTEMTLLCDDRGREVMVVYAKATFDITDARTIKLAPEQVPLNMAGEYLDEPGKSSMTCAPECSFIKLGTDVALLGHAHAPGGQEVCELEVFFRVGPVSKRVHVFGDRHWHYQEHDGQAHWVMGETQGFTSMPLVYERAFGGFDDSAEDEKDHEVSDYNPIGTGLIAKRTAYKDPVALPNLEHPDYLIGSVDDRPPPANFGFIGPDWEPRRQLAGNYDAEWEKTRSPLLPLDFNHWFFNAAHPDLRVSGYLRGNETIEVINASALGALNLELPGYKPMVTLDLLGRRRMKLECMMDSLTVNTDTNNVQVLWRAELDVSKLLNHMETVKISLAKLKTDKNLAA, translated from the coding sequence GTGACATTTAAAGGTATAGAAAACAGCACACCCTTTAGTACGGAAATGACACTTTTGTGCGACGACCGGGGGCGTGAAGTGATGGTCGTATATGCCAAAGCCACATTTGATATAACAGATGCGCGCACAATCAAATTGGCACCCGAGCAGGTGCCGCTGAATATGGCAGGTGAATACCTGGACGAGCCGGGCAAATCCAGCATGACTTGCGCACCCGAATGCAGTTTCATAAAGCTGGGTACGGATGTAGCGTTATTGGGACATGCCCATGCTCCGGGCGGGCAGGAAGTGTGCGAACTGGAAGTATTTTTCCGGGTTGGGCCGGTCAGCAAACGCGTACATGTGTTTGGAGATCGCCATTGGCACTATCAGGAACACGACGGCCAAGCTCATTGGGTCATGGGTGAAACTCAAGGGTTTACCAGCATGCCCTTGGTTTATGAGCGGGCTTTCGGTGGTTTCGATGACTCTGCCGAAGATGAAAAAGATCATGAGGTAAGTGATTACAATCCCATTGGCACCGGGTTAATCGCAAAAAGAACCGCCTATAAGGATCCTGTGGCGCTGCCAAATCTGGAACACCCGGACTATTTGATCGGCAGCGTAGATGATCGGCCGCCGCCGGCAAATTTCGGTTTTATCGGACCGGATTGGGAGCCACGACGGCAGTTGGCAGGCAACTATGATGCGGAATGGGAAAAGACCCGCAGTCCTTTGCTACCGTTGGACTTTAATCACTGGTTTTTTAACGCTGCTCACCCGGACTTGCGTGTTTCCGGTTACTTGCGTGGTAATGAAACGATAGAAGTCATTAATGCATCCGCTTTGGGGGCCTTAAACCTGGAACTGCCGGGGTATAAACCCATGGTGACCTTGGATTTGTTGGGTCGTCGACGCATGAAGCTGGAGTGTATGATGGACAGCTTGACAGTCAATACAGATACCAACAACGTACAGGTGCTATGGCGGGCCGAGTTAGACGTATCGAAACTGCTAAACCATATGGAAACAGTGAAAATTAGTTTGGCGAAACTGAAAACCGATAAGAATTTGGCAGCCTGA
- a CDS encoding DUF2345 domain-containing protein, translated as MKSQVNKTGMHKTSTKTLESEPLMEVLNKPVRSSYRVPIHQEDNQSFNGTVIGEIIALEDSNGTAEVFVTYPNSPYRSPLLALTTVDIRKSDLGKHVALSFDQADPSRPIIMGIIKNSQRVKELELDSQDQALSASLDGDVVALNADKEIVLKCGKSSITLTKAGKIIIRGEYIVSRSTGVNSIKGGSVKIN; from the coding sequence ATGAAATCACAAGTCAATAAAACCGGTATGCACAAGACCAGCACCAAGACTTTAGAATCAGAACCGCTGATGGAAGTGTTGAACAAGCCTGTACGTTCCAGTTATCGAGTGCCCATTCATCAAGAGGACAACCAAAGTTTTAACGGTACAGTAATTGGTGAAATCATTGCCTTGGAAGATAGCAACGGTACTGCGGAAGTGTTTGTGACTTATCCCAACAGCCCCTATCGGTCACCGTTATTGGCTTTGACTACGGTGGACATCAGAAAAAGTGACTTGGGTAAACACGTGGCCTTGTCTTTTGATCAAGCTGATCCGTCACGGCCGATTATAATGGGGATTATTAAAAACTCCCAACGGGTAAAAGAACTGGAGCTGGATAGTCAGGATCAAGCACTTAGTGCATCCTTGGATGGTGATGTGGTAGCTTTGAATGCGGATAAAGAAATTGTACTTAAATGCGGTAAATCCAGTATTACTCTCACCAAAGCCGGTAAAATAATTATTCGTGGCGAATACATTGTAAGTCGGTCCACGGGTGTTAACAGCATTAAAGGCGGTTCAGTGAAAATAAATTAA
- a CDS encoding autotransporter domain-containing protein, whose amino-acid sequence MRHNCRSYIALALVLFLVSFQARAVVTIHVTATTGVPLPINLTTTLESYIAPDITLITFPAGGIVAKTSATTLEYTPNPGFVGSDFFEYTVLDSNNLPEVGVVNILVGSLENAGYTVYDAIGHMLDDICNQDPRPSNACAEWTVIQNLPVEDRREVLGKLAPDQLAAQLQQGSELVLDQLESVSRRLATLRKAMKYSSSGALTFKHYDDGIPDVYGEGSPKIANLVTSQSGGAASGDSFLSRSRMSWYIDNSNRGGSQNPTLREEGFDFLSQNFNGGLDLTFGSAGVAGIAFGYGKSELDLSFNSGELLSSGFSNSLYGSFYMTPGSYFDVVINNAFINLESNRNANFGSIVDVAVGKTDSWMTALTLAVGVEANLGPLTMSIEKTFNYVKTTIAAYAESSANLSNPLVFGFDEHINEQAKSVLTSRFSYAQGFPWGAVNHQLDFSYHYLYKGDGERFSGYLVAAPEAGSFVFSSDAEDMNYAQIGYGANLLFPGGTMVYLRVDTTQLRNNYRDIGSALGLRMEF is encoded by the coding sequence ATGCGGCATAATTGTCGCTCATATATTGCTCTCGCATTGGTGCTGTTTCTGGTAAGTTTTCAGGCACGTGCTGTTGTTACCATTCATGTAACGGCAACCACAGGCGTGCCGCTACCCATTAACTTGACAACTACATTAGAGAGTTATATTGCGCCGGATATAACATTAATAACTTTTCCTGCCGGAGGAATAGTCGCCAAAACCTCGGCAACTACGCTCGAGTACACCCCCAACCCGGGATTTGTGGGTTCGGATTTTTTTGAATACACCGTATTAGATAGCAACAATTTACCTGAGGTAGGTGTTGTGAATATCCTGGTGGGTTCTCTCGAAAACGCAGGCTACACAGTATACGACGCTATTGGTCACATGCTTGATGATATTTGCAACCAGGACCCTCGACCAAGCAATGCTTGTGCGGAATGGACGGTTATTCAAAATCTCCCCGTGGAAGATCGTCGCGAGGTGTTGGGTAAACTGGCCCCGGATCAACTGGCGGCTCAGCTGCAACAGGGCAGTGAGCTGGTGCTGGATCAATTGGAAAGCGTCAGTCGACGTTTAGCGACTTTGCGCAAGGCTATGAAATACTCCAGTAGTGGCGCATTGACTTTTAAACATTACGACGACGGCATACCCGACGTTTACGGTGAAGGCAGTCCAAAAATCGCCAATTTGGTCACAAGCCAGAGTGGAGGGGCCGCAAGCGGTGACAGTTTCCTGAGTCGATCACGTATGAGTTGGTACATTGATAATTCCAACCGCGGCGGATCGCAGAACCCCACTCTTCGGGAAGAAGGCTTTGATTTTCTCAGCCAAAACTTTAACGGCGGTTTGGATCTGACTTTTGGTTCTGCCGGGGTGGCGGGTATTGCATTTGGCTACGGTAAATCGGAATTGGATTTATCATTTAATTCCGGGGAGTTGTTGTCTTCCGGGTTCAGTAATTCTCTTTACGGCAGTTTCTATATGACGCCAGGCAGTTATTTTGATGTTGTAATCAATAACGCTTTTATAAATTTGGAATCCAACCGTAACGCGAATTTTGGTTCCATTGTCGATGTGGCAGTAGGCAAAACCGATTCCTGGATGACGGCTTTAACTTTAGCGGTAGGTGTAGAAGCCAATTTGGGGCCGCTGACCATGTCCATAGAAAAGACGTTTAATTACGTAAAAACCACTATAGCTGCGTATGCGGAGAGCAGCGCTAATTTGAGTAACCCTCTGGTATTTGGGTTTGATGAACACATCAATGAGCAGGCGAAATCCGTTTTAACCTCCCGATTTTCCTACGCTCAGGGATTCCCCTGGGGTGCCGTTAATCATCAACTGGATTTCTCCTACCACTATTTGTACAAAGGCGATGGCGAGCGTTTTTCAGGTTATTTGGTGGCGGCACCGGAAGCCGGTAGTTTTGTTTTCTCCAGTGACGCGGAAGACATGAATTATGCTCAAATAGGATACGGCGCCAATTTGCTATTTCCCGGCGGAACAATGGTTTACCTTCGCGTGGATACCACCCAACTGCGTAATAACTATCGGGACATTGGCAGCGCCCTGGGATTAAGAATGGAATTCTAA
- the cmoB gene encoding tRNA 5-methoxyuridine(34)/uridine 5-oxyacetic acid(34) synthase CmoB, with amino-acid sequence MMDYEKFFTALGEPELQSWAESVLPLAEQKLQSHGDVPKWADAIQQLPSLSLDELELNNSVRLGPALDSTDPRKESLQQQLMHLHPWRKGPFDLFGVHIDTEWRSDWKWDRVRHHIADLKGRRVLDVGCGNGYHCWRMAGAGAKTVIGIDPTLVFVMQYQALQHYINSSSVTVLPLGIDEVPKEPLFDTVFSMGVLYHRRSPLDHLLELKALLRPGGQLVLETLVIQAGEQEVLVPQDRYAQMRNVWFIPSTQLLQVWLRRCGYNNVRLADVNVTSTEEQRSTAWMTFQSLQDYLQPQDHTKTVEGYPAPVRAVVIAERD; translated from the coding sequence ATGATGGATTACGAAAAATTTTTCACGGCTCTGGGCGAACCGGAGCTGCAATCCTGGGCAGAGTCCGTATTACCTCTGGCAGAACAAAAACTGCAATCTCACGGTGACGTACCGAAATGGGCGGATGCCATCCAGCAACTACCGTCGTTATCCCTGGACGAATTAGAGCTAAACAACAGCGTCCGTTTGGGCCCCGCACTGGACAGCACGGATCCTCGCAAGGAAAGTTTGCAACAGCAATTGATGCACTTACATCCCTGGCGCAAAGGTCCCTTTGATTTATTTGGTGTTCACATAGACACCGAGTGGCGCTCCGACTGGAAGTGGGATAGGGTACGACATCATATTGCCGATTTAAAAGGGCGACGGGTATTGGATGTGGGTTGCGGTAACGGCTATCACTGCTGGCGCATGGCCGGTGCCGGCGCCAAAACCGTCATTGGCATAGATCCCACCCTGGTGTTTGTGATGCAGTATCAGGCCTTACAACACTATATCAACAGCTCCAGTGTGACCGTATTACCTCTGGGAATTGATGAGGTCCCTAAAGAGCCTTTATTCGATACGGTGTTTTCCATGGGCGTGCTGTACCACCGTCGTTCGCCATTGGATCATTTACTGGAACTCAAGGCTTTGCTGCGCCCCGGCGGCCAATTGGTATTGGAAACCCTGGTCATCCAAGCGGGTGAGCAGGAGGTCTTAGTCCCTCAAGACCGATACGCCCAAATGCGCAATGTATGGTTTATTCCCAGTACACAGTTATTACAAGTCTGGCTGCGCCGCTGCGGCTACAACAATGTACGTTTAGCGGATGTCAATGTCACCAGCACAGAGGAACAACGCAGTACTGCATGGATGACGTTTCAATCGTTGCAGGATTATTTGCAGCCACAAGATCATACCAAGACCGTGGAAGGGTATCCGGCACCGGTACGGGCTGTGGTGATTGCGGAGCGGGATTGA
- a CDS encoding TIGR02270 family protein: protein MSQEILRKHAEQFAEGSSFLWLLRELALRSPNYNIHDLAELDERIEAHLDGLRAAGTIAWEICEEELAWEEAGEVFTAAAVAYSIQDDKAIDRVLQVATQSVVLSKGMSSALAWMGKEASMPYIESMIQSEESIIKRMGVSAASIQRIDLGEKLNKLIENGDPIVAGRAIKAVGELGRVDLLDACLANLQHEDPYQRYWAAWSSTLLGDRSKPIAVLSKFDQMEPLHAERACELMGRSMSLEKAQEWLKVLAAEEQYRRLAVIFAGSVGTPVLIPWLINMMTIEELSRVAGSAFTAITGADIVDNQLAGDVPDFVAAEPNEDPKDENVAMDADEDLAWPDVNKVSHWWAEHKGNFDMHTRYLFGYPIENKNLETVLAVAKQPQRWSAAMESALSSPHQPLIEIRTRQ from the coding sequence ATGTCACAGGAAATATTAAGAAAGCACGCCGAACAATTTGCTGAAGGTTCCTCGTTTCTTTGGCTGTTGCGGGAACTGGCTTTACGTTCACCCAATTACAATATTCACGATCTGGCTGAGTTAGATGAACGTATCGAAGCCCACCTGGACGGATTGCGCGCGGCAGGTACTATTGCCTGGGAGATTTGCGAAGAAGAGTTGGCTTGGGAAGAGGCCGGAGAGGTATTTACCGCGGCCGCCGTAGCCTATTCGATTCAAGACGACAAAGCTATCGATCGGGTACTGCAAGTCGCTACTCAATCAGTGGTTTTATCCAAGGGTATGTCATCGGCATTGGCCTGGATGGGCAAAGAGGCATCCATGCCTTATATCGAATCCATGATTCAGTCCGAAGAGTCCATAATTAAACGTATGGGAGTGTCGGCCGCTTCCATACAGCGAATTGATTTGGGTGAAAAATTAAATAAACTCATAGAAAACGGTGACCCCATTGTTGCCGGTCGGGCAATCAAAGCAGTGGGCGAATTGGGGCGAGTGGATCTGCTTGATGCGTGTCTTGCCAATTTGCAACACGAGGATCCCTATCAACGATATTGGGCAGCCTGGTCTTCAACCTTATTGGGGGATCGTTCCAAACCGATTGCTGTTTTAAGTAAGTTTGATCAAATGGAACCCTTGCACGCAGAGAGAGCTTGTGAATTGATGGGGCGCAGTATGAGCCTGGAAAAAGCGCAGGAATGGTTAAAAGTCTTGGCTGCGGAAGAACAGTATCGACGTTTGGCGGTGATATTTGCCGGTTCCGTAGGCACCCCCGTTCTGATACCCTGGTTGATCAATATGATGACTATAGAGGAATTAAGTCGCGTAGCCGGTTCTGCGTTTACGGCCATCACCGGTGCAGATATTGTGGATAATCAACTGGCGGGTGACGTGCCCGATTTTGTAGCTGCCGAACCCAATGAAGATCCCAAGGACGAAAATGTGGCTATGGATGCGGATGAAGATCTGGCCTGGCCCGATGTAAACAAAGTCTCTCATTGGTGGGCCGAGCATAAGGGTAATTTCGATATGCATACCCGATATTTGTTTGGCTACCCTATAGAGAATAAAAATCTCGAAACCGTTCTGGCTGTTGCCAAACAGCCTCAGCGTTGGTCAGCCGCTATGGAATCCGCTTTATCCTCACCTCATCAACCCTTGATAGAAATTCGGACTCGTCAATAG
- the cmoA gene encoding carboxy-S-adenosyl-L-methionine synthase CmoA has product MSKQKQPGEDRVYAAPRDMIVDFEFDERVAHVFSDMVRRSVPAYHTILTMTGLLAEQYAQADSYCYDLGCSLGAVTLAMRSRISQTGVIIVGVDNSQAMIQKCREHIARYDQDQAQENRENTQVQLLCADIESVPIDNASVVVLNLTLQFIPPQRRLQILKKIHTGLRPGGIVVITEKVVFTQTEEQQFQEQMHIAFKKANAYSDLEISQKRQALENVLVPESLDVHQQRLKDAGFHQAYVCCQCFNFATIVGIKSSAGIKSSV; this is encoded by the coding sequence ATGAGTAAGCAAAAGCAACCGGGCGAGGACAGGGTCTACGCTGCTCCCCGTGATATGATTGTGGATTTTGAGTTTGACGAGCGTGTAGCTCATGTGTTTTCCGATATGGTGCGCCGTTCCGTGCCTGCCTACCATACTATTTTAACCATGACCGGTTTGTTGGCAGAACAATACGCTCAAGCGGACAGCTATTGTTACGATCTGGGGTGTTCTTTAGGAGCCGTTACGCTGGCCATGCGCAGCCGTATTTCCCAAACGGGCGTGATCATTGTCGGCGTGGACAATTCCCAGGCCATGATTCAAAAATGTCGGGAGCATATTGCTCGGTATGATCAAGACCAGGCGCAGGAAAATAGAGAAAATACACAGGTTCAGCTACTATGTGCCGATATTGAATCGGTACCCATCGACAATGCATCGGTAGTGGTTCTGAATCTAACCTTACAATTTATTCCTCCACAGCGACGATTGCAGATTTTGAAAAAAATCCATACAGGACTGCGTCCCGGTGGCATCGTGGTGATTACCGAAAAAGTCGTTTTTACGCAAACCGAGGAACAACAGTTCCAAGAGCAAATGCACATCGCCTTCAAGAAAGCCAATGCGTATAGCGATTTGGAAATCAGTCAAAAACGACAGGCACTGGAAAACGTATTGGTACCGGAAAGTCTCGACGTGCACCAACAGCGCTTAAAAGACGCCGGTTTTCATCAAGCCTATGTGTGTTGTCAGTGTTTTAATTTCGCCACGATTGTCGGCATTAAATCCAGCGCCGGTATAAAATCCAGCGTATGA
- a CDS encoding type VI secretion system tip protein VgrG, translating to MPLRGSLGISTPLGDDVLQLYSLNGTETLGRLFQYELELLSKDDNIDLDKILAQRVTIKVTLLDNSTRHIDGYVCEFSQTGNRGNYSAYRAVIRPWLWFLTRTSDCRIFQEMKVPDIIKQVFRDLGYSDFEDTLSGNYRKWDYCVQYRESDYNFISRLMEQEGIYYYFKHTEGKHTLVLSDSISSHQTFSGYEEIPYFPPQERANRERDHIDGWMLTREVHPGIVALNAYDFEKPKVDLAAKSSIIRSHDVADYEIYDYPGEYIEHSDGDNYAQIRVQELQAKFEKSTATANARGVATGSLFKLTQFTRADQNREYLIISTQYEMRAAGFESGGSVSEEDTFQCTFKAMDSHTQFRSPRITPKPVVQGPQTAVVVGKAGEEIWTDKYGRVKVQFHWDRYGKSDENSSCWVRVAQVWAGKRWGAMHIPRMGQEVIVDFLEGDPDRPIITGRVYNADNMPPYDLPANKTQSGVKSRSSKSGTDANFNEIRFEDLKGKEQLYIHAEKDQDNIVENNETTDVGKDRTEKVGNNEKITIGKNKTDDVGTDYSIKVGKNTVIDSGDSIVFKTGSASIIMKKDGKIQIKGSDILIKASGNIKLKGSKISEN from the coding sequence ATGCCATTAAGAGGATCATTGGGAATTTCCACGCCGTTAGGTGATGATGTCTTACAGCTGTATAGTTTGAATGGAACTGAAACGCTGGGGCGTTTATTCCAATACGAATTGGAGTTACTCAGTAAGGATGACAACATCGACCTGGACAAGATACTGGCGCAACGCGTCACGATCAAGGTTACACTCCTGGATAACAGCACACGCCATATAGACGGTTACGTCTGCGAGTTCAGTCAAACCGGTAACCGAGGCAACTATTCCGCCTACCGAGCAGTGATTCGTCCCTGGCTTTGGTTTTTAACTCGAACCTCCGATTGTCGCATTTTCCAAGAAATGAAAGTTCCGGATATTATCAAACAGGTGTTCCGTGATTTGGGGTATTCGGATTTTGAAGACACCCTGAGTGGTAATTATCGCAAATGGGATTACTGTGTTCAGTATCGAGAGTCAGACTACAATTTCATCAGCCGATTGATGGAGCAGGAAGGCATCTATTACTACTTCAAACATACGGAAGGCAAACACACGTTGGTACTTTCCGATTCCATCAGCTCACATCAGACTTTTTCGGGCTACGAAGAAATTCCTTATTTCCCACCGCAAGAGCGTGCGAATCGGGAACGGGATCATATAGATGGTTGGATGCTGACCCGCGAAGTGCATCCGGGTATAGTGGCTTTAAACGCATATGATTTTGAAAAACCAAAAGTGGATTTGGCCGCCAAATCCAGCATCATTCGTTCTCATGATGTGGCAGATTACGAAATCTATGATTATCCCGGTGAGTATATAGAACACTCCGATGGTGATAATTATGCGCAGATACGAGTACAGGAATTACAAGCCAAATTTGAGAAATCTACGGCAACGGCGAATGCCAGAGGTGTCGCTACCGGAAGTTTGTTTAAGTTAACGCAATTTACCCGAGCAGATCAGAATCGGGAATATTTGATTATCTCCACGCAATATGAAATGCGGGCTGCCGGATTTGAAAGCGGTGGTTCGGTATCCGAAGAAGACACTTTCCAATGCACCTTCAAAGCGATGGACAGTCACACCCAATTTCGATCACCTCGAATTACCCCTAAGCCGGTGGTACAGGGACCCCAAACGGCAGTCGTGGTTGGGAAAGCCGGTGAAGAAATTTGGACGGATAAATACGGCCGTGTCAAAGTTCAATTTCACTGGGACCGCTATGGAAAATCCGATGAAAACAGCTCTTGCTGGGTTCGGGTGGCTCAAGTGTGGGCGGGCAAGCGTTGGGGCGCTATGCATATTCCACGTATGGGGCAGGAAGTCATTGTGGATTTTCTCGAAGGCGACCCGGATCGACCGATTATTACCGGTCGCGTGTACAACGCCGACAATATGCCTCCGTATGATTTGCCTGCCAACAAAACGCAAAGCGGCGTAAAGAGCAGAAGTTCCAAGAGCGGCACCGATGCCAACTTTAATGAAATTCGTTTTGAGGATCTCAAGGGCAAGGAGCAGCTCTATATCCATGCGGAGAAGGATCAAGACAACATTGTTGAAAACAATGAAACCACAGACGTGGGCAAAGACCGAACCGAAAAAGTCGGCAATAACGAAAAGATCACAATTGGAAAAAACAAAACTGATGATGTCGGCACAGACTACTCCATCAAGGTAGGCAAAAATACCGTGATAGATTCCGGTGACTCGATTGTATTTAAAACCGGTAGCGCCAGCATCATTATGAAAAAAGACGGCAAGATACAAATTAAAGGTTCAGATATTCTTATCAAAGCCAGTGGCAATATTAAGCTCAAAGGCTCCAAAATATCTGAAAATTAG